GATAAATAGGATAAAGAACCTTCTTGACTCTTGCCCCCCCAATCATAGACATCATTACAAAACCGACTATATGGAAAATAATCAATAAAAAGCCTAAAATGACAAGCTCTGATTGATATAATGTCAGTGGATAGAGTGCATAGATAACATATGTGTAATTGGCTTGATCCGAGCGATAGTATTGATTATCCAGACGTTTAACAATAAGCTTTTCATTTGTCAAAAGCTTCATACGCCGAACGAGATCATAAGAAAAATCAAATGAATCAAAAGCACCGGTTTCAATGGTAAACTCCTGAACATTATTGGCAAAATCTGAATACCCCGTTACTCTAAACGAGACATTGGAACTTAAGGTTAATTGATTCATCTTAATTTCAGTTTCTTGAAGCGAATATACGTCTTGGTTATATGCTAATAAAATCCGACTAAGTTCATAGCTGTGTTCTTCCACTTCACCGGATATATTGTTAAATACAAAGATAATCGGAATGAACACAATGGATATAAGACTAATAAAAAAATACAGAATCAGATAGTCAAAAGTAATCTTGCGTCGCATGGATAAATGAAAATGTTGAAAGGTATTCTTAATTGCTATGGATATTCTATTCATCATATATAATATATCCAACTCCTCTAACTGTTTTGATCATATCAACGCCATACTTTTGATCAATCTTTGAGCGTAAATAGCGAATATAAACATCGATGACATTGGTGTCACCATAATAATCATATCCCCAAACCTTCTCGAGGATTTTTTCACGGTCTAATGCTATGTTCTTGTTTTCTAGCAAATATCGTAAAAGTTCATATTCTTTTTTAGTCAGTTCAATAATGTCTTCTTTATATTGAACCTGATGTTTTATATGATCAACTTTTAATTCTTGGTAACGCAACACCTCAGCTGCTGCTGCCGGTTCTGCCCCTTTACGTTTGATGGCAACACGAATACGAGCCAAAAGTTCTTCAATAGCAAAGGGTTTTGTCATATAATCGTCTGCTCCCATATCCAATCCCATAACTTTATCCGATACATCGTCTTTTGCGGTTAACATAATTATGGGTACACTTTCTTTGGCTTGCCTTAAGCGGCGACATACTTCAATACCACTCATCCCAGGTAGCATCAAATCAAGAATAATAAGATCCGGGGCTTCATTTAGTGCAAGTTCAAGCCCCGTTCTTCCATCATAAGCCTTTAAGACCTCATATTCTTCATGACGAAGTTCCAACTCCAAAAAGCGGGATATTTTTTTTTCATCTTCTACAATTAATATTTTTTCTGACATTTTGCCTCCTACTTATCAATGGTCACTTCGTAATAATCTTCACCCTCATCATTTGGCTGCTGGTTTTTCACTTCTTTGTCCGTTGACTTTTCCTGTGTAGCATCTAACTGTCCATCCTCCAATTGTATCGGTTGCGTTGTGTCAAAGTCTTTGGCTTGCGTATCTTTTGCTTTATTGTGTTCCTTATTTTTCTTTTCTTTGTTGACGGTTCTATAAAAACGAAAAGCTTCTTGTGTCTCTACTTTATGTAATTTAAGCTGGCATTCCGCTACAAGGGCAATGATAATAAAAATCACACCAATCGTTATTGTTTTGTCGACACCAATTATGAAGAGTAAAATAAAAAACAAAAAGATAGGCATATCCATAAACACATCATCACTACGATAGACTTTTAACCGATAGACAAATGTCGTACTGATTAAATTCTCAATTCCACGAAAAAAACGATGTGAAAAAGAATTTTGCTTTTTTCTAGCATAGGCTTCAGCCATATCAATATTACCACCGGCGCGGCGCACATAGCGCTCAGCATCTTCATAGGAAACATCTACACGCCGTTGCAACTCTCTTATCATTTTATCTGTAATAATCACGGTGGCACCTCCTTATCATTCTAGTTTTAATTCTAGTATACGCTATGGTTATTTCATCGTGTTTAATATCACATTAGAAATTGATTAAAAACTGCCGCCACTACCACCATGACTTCGTCCGCTGCTTCCCGTGTGCGTTCCACCTCCCGAACTTGAAGAGGATTTTGTCTCTATTTTTACGCGAGTTGTATTTTCTCGAATAAATCGGTCGGTTTGTCGTGTCAAACTAAAACTTCCTGGCTTTTCATATGTTCGGTTTGTAATCGTTACGCTTCCTTTGCTTGCTCCTGTAATCACCCCTGTGATGACGGAAGCAATAATAATCGCCCCTAGATATGGCCATGGTGACGCTACCATGTCTTCTACCCTCGTCGAAACGGTCTCTTCTCTATATTGTACGCTACTTGTATCATCGCTATAGTCATACGCATTGTCATCTTGTGAAGAATAATTTTGGGATGAAGTAGGGACTTCGTTTTCTATACCAATAATTAGATTTAAAAATTCCATTCCAGCTTCATAATACTCACCATCACTTAGATAGGGGGACACACTATTTACCATGCTATTGGTCAAATGACTATATTGATTAATTGTATGGCTACCGGTAGTACTAATCCATAATTCCCTTGCACCCATATTGACCAGTAACAATATCCCATCGTATTCCTCACCAATCCCATAGCCATTATAATCAAAGAAATCATCCGCAAATTCCATTGAAGATTTCCCCTGTGTATCATCTGTAATTACAATAACTGCATCCATTAAATATTGGGTTTGAATGGTTTCAATGGTTGCTTGCAAGGATGCCTGTTCGTCCTCACTTAAATAACCCATATCATCAATAACATTTTGCGTATCTGCATAGAGTACATGCAGCTGTAATATCATTAATAATGCAATACCCAAAATTCCTTTACGCATCTTATCCAAAAAGAGCACCTCCAAACACAATAATTACCCAGGTAATTCCCAGAGCAATAAGCCAAAATACAAGTTGACGTTTGTGATCAATCGGTGTTTCTCCAACCACTTTTCCTGTTTGACCATTCACAATAAACATATGCTTTTTATCTTTGTATTCATTGACAAGTAAATATACAGGCATCAGCGCATAGGATTCTGACGCATAATTAAGATTTGACGAAGCATGTTGAACAGAAAAGCTTGTGTATCCTGTAACAGTATTTCGAATTCGATTTGAAATAAAATCATCGACACGCTCTTTCATCGTTTTTTTACATGTTGCTTCATCAACATCATAAGTTTCAGCAAAAAAACCTGTCATATAGTGCATGGAAAAATCCGCCAATGCCTGATAATCATAAGGTTCAATCATAACCATAAACTTATCGTCAAATTTTGTCGATGCATCCACGGGTATACGTTCATACTTCACCCGTCCTTCACGTTCCACATGATAATACTTGGTACGAGTATATCGATAATTGCCAGAACGCCAACTTGATACTTTTGTTGCTTGTCCCTGAATCTGGCCGTTTGCTTCGCAATCATACAACCAAAAGGGTGCATATACCCCTTTAATCTTTTCAATTTCCTCATCATTTTTAAACTGTGTTGGGGCAAAAAGTTTTTTACGTATCCATTTTTTGTAAATTTCTTCTGCATCTTCATGCGTTATCTTAAATGGAATGACATATTTGGGGTGAAATTCACCTTTAAAACGCTCTTTAATGAGACTTGGACTTTTGCAATACAAACAGAAGGTTGCTGATGTTGTTTCATCAGCAACGATTTCTGCACCACAATTATTACAATGATAAGCGTTTAGTGTCCCTGTGGACTGAGTTACCTCTTCTTCTTTATATACTTTGTCAAGCTCCTGTTTTGTAAATTCACTAAAGCAATAGTGGCATTTCCACTGACCACTTTTGGGATCAAATCCCAAAGGCGCTTGACAGTTCAAACATTTATATGCACTTACCGTCGCCATAGCTCCTCCTTAATTTCGATCCGTTATATCAAATACATCTCCGCAATTTGGACAGAATTTAGGTGGGTTTTTGGGATCCTCAGGTTCCCAACCACATTTATTACAGCTATATGTAACTTCCTGAGCCTTTTGCTTTCCACACTGAGTGCAAAAGTTACCATGATTTACTTGTCCGCAAGTACATGTCCATTCATTGGATTGTGGCTTTTTTTGACCACATTGACTACAAAACTTTGAGCTCTCACCATTTTGCTTGCCACATGCACATGTCCATCCGTTTGTAGCCGCCCCGGTTGCGCCAGAGGTTTGCGTTTGCATGGCTTGCTGTGATTGTACCGGTGTATTGGCTGATGGTTGTGGATTTAAGATACTTCCCATATTGCCTGCAGCATTCATCCCCATACCTACACCGGCAAATCCCATCATTGAACCGCCTTCATTGGATCCTGCGCCTTCTAGGCCAGCTGCTAATCCGCCTGCAACACGGGCTGCACGTGCGTTTGGATCTAAGAGAATCGAATCGTTGCCATATTTTGATAACAACTCATCTGTTTTTTCGTCATAATTGATGCCTGCGATACCTACAGATTGAATGTAAAATCCGCGCTTACTTAACCACTCATCATCTAATGTATCTGCCATATATTTACCTAGACGTGCGCTTTGAATCGGTATATCAGACACTAAGATTTGGTCCATGGATAGACTCGCCAAAGCGGTCTGATATGCCATCAAAAACTCATTGATATATTGTTCTGCCATGTCATCTTTTTTAAAGTCCGTTTTGCTTTGTTTGTCACATACTTCGTTATAAAAGAGTATGGGGTCACTAATTTTAATAGAATAGGTTCCAAAAGAGGTAATCTTACATGGAACAACTCTGCCTGGAACTAAGACTCTATCTGTATAAGGAAGTGGATTTTTTGTTCCAAAACGAATATCTGGAATCTCCATTTTATTTATATATACGACCCGCTGCTTTTGTGGCGTAGAACCTGAAAATTTAAACCGTTCCCATGTATCTAGAAGTGTATTTTCAATTCCACCCGGTCGCTCGATGCTTTGTCCATTGGTATTGTTATATCCGTCAATCGCCACATCTTCTTTTGAAGAAAAAAACAACGAAGGGGCTCGTGAATTATCCACTTGATAATATCCAGCTTCATCAGTAGCTGCAATAATCCGTCCTCCATCTACCAAAAGCATATATGTATTTTCCGGAACATGAATAACGGAACCATTTGAGATGACATCTTCTGTTCCTTTTCTATTACTATTACGTCGGTCATCTTTTCGTACAAGAATCCCCGCTGTTGATAATGTTGAATTATTCATTGAGCGAGGTTCAATTGTTTCTAGCCATTGATCAGCCAACTCCCCTTTGACAGAATTAATTGCTGCTTTTATAATGCCCATTTTTATCATCCTTTCCTAAAAAATATAGTTTAAAAATATTCTCTCACATATTGAATTAAAGCGCAAGAAAAAAAGAATAGACCCTCGTCTATTCTATGCTATATCATTAATTCCAGTTATTGTCACGTTGCGCAATAAACGATCTTCTTTTAAATCAATAATATTCGGCTTTACTTTGTTTCCATATTTATCCACAAAAATTTTAACCTGAGGTCGCATACACGCCTCCGAATTATTCTTCACAACAATTCCCAAGTCTCCTGTACTTAACCGTACATATGTACCTACTGGATACGGAGCAACTTTTCTTGCAAAGATTTTTGTCAATTTGACATCAAACATAATACCACCATTGGCCATAATATATTCCATAGCTTCTGATGGAAGTAATCCTTTCCGATATGGTCGGTTGGATGTTAATGCATCATATACGTCTGCAACACATATAATACGTCCTAAAAGCGATATATCTTCCTTGGATTTTTGATTTGGATATCCCAACCCATTATAGTGTTCATGATGCTGTAAAACTGCAACATATGCAGCTGCAGGTATTTCAAATGTATTTTTTAAATATGTATAGCCATATTCAGAATGTTTTTGAATAATTGCATATTCGCTTTCTGTCAATGCATCCGGTTTATTCAAAATATCCTTATCAATAAAAATCTTACCAATGTCGTGGAGAATAGATGCTAGACCCAGATTATATAACTGCTCTCGTGACAATCCCAACTCCGCTCCAATAAGTATGCTCAATACAGCCACATTGACAGAGTGAAAAAATGTATAATCATCAAAAAACTTTAGGTCAATGAGATTCACCATTGTATCTTTATTTTCAAGAATTTCTTCAACAATATTTGTAATCAGCATCTTGGTCACATCAATTTTTTGCTTTGCTTGTTTATGTCCCTTTGCCGTTGATAAGTCTGTATATATAAAAGCATCTTTAACCGATTGAATCGCCTTCATACGCAGTTCATCACGAATGACATCTTTGACTTCAATATCTTTTGATATCTCATCATCAATATAGATACCTTGGTACCCTAATTGAGCTATACGGTCTATATATCCTTTTTGTACAACTGTTCCTTCGCGTAATAACAGCTGCTGATTTATATCATAAAGGCTTTTAGCAATAACCATGCCTTCCATTAAACTCTGTACCGGAATAAATCTCATATTAATTCTCCTTAGTTACTTCCTAAGTTGATATTATATATGAATTCCATCGCTTTTTCAAGATGAATGTCAAAATGATTTACCCTTTAGGTATAATTCACTATCGTAAAATAGAGCGATTTACACAAAAAAAGACAGGTACAATATTGTACCTGTCTTTTGCATAAGCATTCTTAGAAATTATCACAAAGAATTTCAAAATATTTTTGTGCATGCTGACATGCAGGACAGAGCTCAGGTGCAACTTTTCCAACATGAATATAACCGCAGTTTCCACATTTCCATGCAATCGATTCATCTTTTTTAAAGACAACACCATTTGTGATGTTATCGGCTAATTTACGGTATCTTTCTTCATGATGCTTTTCTACTTCTGCAATTTTTCTAAATGTCGTTGCAATCGCTGGGAATCCTTCTTCTTCAGCAATGTCTGCAAATGTTGGATATAGATCTTCCCATTCTTCTTGTTCTCCATCTGCTGCCGCTTTTAAGTTTTCCAATGTCTTACCTAATGCAATCGGATAGGACGCTCCATTAATCTCATTCATTTCTCCGTTTAGGTCTTCAATTAAAAACTTATAGAAGCGTTTAGCATGTTCTTTTTCGTTATCTGCTGTCTCTTGAAAAATGTTAGAAATCTGAACATATCCTTCTTTTTTTGCTTGACTGGCATAATACGTATAACGCATTCTTGCTTGTGACTCACCTGCAAATGCCTTCATTAAATTATCCGCTGTTTTTGTTCCTTTTAAAGATTTGCTCATAAATACCTCCATTTGTTATCTTTTTATTAACAATTATTATTACATGAAATTGTTTACAATTAAGATTCTATCATTTTCATATACCTATGTCAATATCTACAGGCATATAACTACTTTTTGTGATATAATGACTGTATATTTTTAAAAAAAGGAGTTATATTATGAACAACAGAAATTCAAACATACATTATGTTGCCATAAGCGGTATGATTGGCAATATATTTTTACTTATTATTAAACTTATTGTCGGATTGATGAGCCATAGTCAGGCAATGATTGCGGATGGTTTAAATAGTGCCGGTGATGTGTTTGCCTCTTTAATGACCTATATCGGCAACAAAATTTCTTCACAGCCTTATGATGAAGAACATCCCTATGGACATGGAAAAGCGGAATACATCTTCAGTATGCTTATCAGTATCTCTCTTTTTATTGTTGCTTTTAATATTGTCAAAAGTTCTATTGATTCACTAACGAATCACACTGCATTTTTATTTACTCCATGGTTAATCGTTGTTGCTTTTTTAACAATAATAATCAAATTAAGCTTATATTTTTATTCCAACCATATAGGCCATAAATACAACTCTCTTTTGGCTTTTGCCAATGCTGAAGATCATCGTAACGATGTTTTTATAACTTCATTTACGTTGCTAAGTATCATTACTGCATATTTCGAATTATATTTTATTGACAGTATCGTTGGTGTGGCTATCGGTATTTGGATTGCATATACCGGATTGTCCATTTTTAGTAGTGCATATTATGTTCTCATGGACACAACGATAGATCAAGATATTAAAGACGAACTTTTTGAACTTATCGGCAATATCGACGGTGTTGATCATGTAGATACGATTACTTCAAAACCCATTGGATTAAACTTTTTACTTATTGTTAAAATATCCGTTGATGGTAATTTAAGTATAATAAAAGGTCACCAAATCGGTGACCAAGTCAAACAAAAACTGTTAAATTATAATTAT
This sequence is a window from Vallitaleaceae bacterium 9-2. Protein-coding genes within it:
- a CDS encoding response regulator transcription factor, with the protein product MSEKILIVEDEKKISRFLELELRHEEYEVLKAYDGRTGLELALNEAPDLIILDLMLPGMSGIEVCRRLRQAKESVPIIMLTAKDDVSDKVMGLDMGADDYMTKPFAIEELLARIRVAIKRKGAEPAAAAEVLRYQELKVDHIKHQVQYKEDIIELTKKEYELLRYLLENKNIALDREKILEKVWGYDYYGDTNVIDVYIRYLRSKIDQKYGVDMIKTVRGVGYIIYDE
- a CDS encoding TPM domain-containing protein, encoding MRKGILGIALLMILQLHVLYADTQNVIDDMGYLSEDEQASLQATIETIQTQYLMDAVIVITDDTQGKSSMEFADDFFDYNGYGIGEEYDGILLLVNMGARELWISTTGSHTINQYSHLTNSMVNSVSPYLSDGEYYEAGMEFLNLIIGIENEVPTSSQNYSSQDDNAYDYSDDTSSVQYREETVSTRVEDMVASPWPYLGAIIIASVITGVITGASKGSVTITNRTYEKPGSFSLTRQTDRFIRENTTRVKIETKSSSSSGGGTHTGSSGRSHGGSGGSF
- a CDS encoding DNA helicase PriA gives rise to the protein MATVSAYKCLNCQAPLGFDPKSGQWKCHYCFSEFTKQELDKVYKEEEVTQSTGTLNAYHCNNCGAEIVADETTSATFCLYCKSPSLIKERFKGEFHPKYVIPFKITHEDAEEIYKKWIRKKLFAPTQFKNDEEIEKIKGVYAPFWLYDCEANGQIQGQATKVSSWRSGNYRYTRTKYYHVEREGRVKYERIPVDASTKFDDKFMVMIEPYDYQALADFSMHYMTGFFAETYDVDEATCKKTMKERVDDFISNRIRNTVTGYTSFSVQHASSNLNYASESYALMPVYLLVNEYKDKKHMFIVNGQTGKVVGETPIDHKRQLVFWLIALGITWVIIVFGGALFG
- a CDS encoding SPFH domain-containing protein → MGIIKAAINSVKGELADQWLETIEPRSMNNSTLSTAGILVRKDDRRNSNRKGTEDVISNGSVIHVPENTYMLLVDGGRIIAATDEAGYYQVDNSRAPSLFFSSKEDVAIDGYNNTNGQSIERPGGIENTLLDTWERFKFSGSTPQKQRVVYINKMEIPDIRFGTKNPLPYTDRVLVPGRVVPCKITSFGTYSIKISDPILFYNEVCDKQSKTDFKKDDMAEQYINEFLMAYQTALASLSMDQILVSDIPIQSARLGKYMADTLDDEWLSKRGFYIQSVGIAGINYDEKTDELLSKYGNDSILLDPNARAARVAGGLAAGLEGAGSNEGGSMMGFAGVGMGMNAAGNMGSILNPQPSANTPVQSQQAMQTQTSGATGAATNGWTCACGKQNGESSKFCSQCGQKKPQSNEWTCTCGQVNHGNFCTQCGKQKAQEVTYSCNKCGWEPEDPKNPPKFCPNCGDVFDITDRN
- a CDS encoding HD-GYP domain-containing protein gives rise to the protein MRFIPVQSLMEGMVIAKSLYDINQQLLLREGTVVQKGYIDRIAQLGYQGIYIDDEISKDIEVKDVIRDELRMKAIQSVKDAFIYTDLSTAKGHKQAKQKIDVTKMLITNIVEEILENKDTMVNLIDLKFFDDYTFFHSVNVAVLSILIGAELGLSREQLYNLGLASILHDIGKIFIDKDILNKPDALTESEYAIIQKHSEYGYTYLKNTFEIPAAAYVAVLQHHEHYNGLGYPNQKSKEDISLLGRIICVADVYDALTSNRPYRKGLLPSEAMEYIMANGGIMFDVKLTKIFARKVAPYPVGTYVRLSTGDLGIVVKNNSEACMRPQVKIFVDKYGNKVKPNIIDLKEDRLLRNVTITGINDIA
- a CDS encoding rubrerythrin family protein, which translates into the protein MSKSLKGTKTADNLMKAFAGESQARMRYTYYASQAKKEGYVQISNIFQETADNEKEHAKRFYKFLIEDLNGEMNEINGASYPIALGKTLENLKAAADGEQEEWEDLYPTFADIAEEEGFPAIATTFRKIAEVEKHHEERYRKLADNITNGVVFKKDESIAWKCGNCGYIHVGKVAPELCPACQHAQKYFEILCDNF
- a CDS encoding cation diffusion facilitator family transporter; its protein translation is MNNRNSNIHYVAISGMIGNIFLLIIKLIVGLMSHSQAMIADGLNSAGDVFASLMTYIGNKISSQPYDEEHPYGHGKAEYIFSMLISISLFIVAFNIVKSSIDSLTNHTAFLFTPWLIVVAFLTIIIKLSLYFYSNHIGHKYNSLLAFANAEDHRNDVFITSFTLLSIITAYFELYFIDSIVGVAIGIWIAYTGLSIFSSAYYVLMDTTIDQDIKDELFELIGNIDGVDHVDTITSKPIGLNFLLIVKISVDGNLSIIKGHQIGDQVKQKLLNYNYVDEVIVHLNATQIHPQKEYIK